One region of Elstera cyanobacteriorum genomic DNA includes:
- a CDS encoding O-antigen ligase family protein: protein MIHALAWFLIGYSDGLVYWLINLTEITGYMVYITPVIIIYIIYLFMFCKISLSTSLARRQIFFISFAIALFFFQIFSVGEIYTVGYIQVIVMIGVSFLITDLFKENEIILRPHFANGIITIHYIICFYAIFSWIILRVVGEDISLYIVDFDTLSGFAANRTSGLHREPSWAGYALASSYLGVLITRPNRLWLPQIAYLLAIGVTGAGAGLIMACVFIAQQVLINRRGNLVLRLGVLAVLGLLVLVVFSGRISEVLNQNDPSSQMRLESTTVAAEVIAETFPIGTGFGNYQDHAIFDPTIWGGFLDISEATYYKSDVLALNFIAELGFFGIVLTILFIMNFSSRSNVLVFVAVMIMVLTSGTVIQPAYLVLAAIIGLERGRTAREAAGRDGTV, encoded by the coding sequence GTGATACACGCCCTGGCTTGGTTTCTGATTGGATACTCGGATGGTTTGGTCTATTGGCTGATCAACCTAACCGAAATTACGGGGTATATGGTGTATATCACACCCGTAATCATTATTTATATAATATATTTATTCATGTTTTGCAAAATATCTCTCTCCACTTCTCTCGCAAGACGGCAAATTTTCTTTATATCTTTTGCGATTGCTTTGTTCTTTTTTCAAATATTTTCCGTCGGGGAAATTTATACCGTCGGCTATATTCAAGTTATCGTGATGATTGGAGTCAGTTTCCTCATAACAGACTTATTTAAGGAAAACGAAATAATTCTACGACCTCATTTTGCAAATGGAATTATAACGATTCACTATATTATTTGTTTTTATGCCATTTTCTCATGGATTATTTTAAGGGTGGTGGGCGAAGATATCAGTCTCTATATAGTTGATTTCGATACACTGTCTGGCTTTGCGGCTAACCGCACCAGTGGCCTGCATCGGGAACCGTCCTGGGCCGGTTATGCTTTGGCGAGTTCTTATCTTGGCGTCTTAATTACCCGCCCGAACCGCCTGTGGCTGCCCCAGATCGCCTATTTGCTCGCCATCGGGGTAACGGGGGCAGGCGCCGGGCTGATTATGGCCTGTGTTTTTATTGCCCAGCAGGTGCTGATCAATCGCCGGGGTAATCTTGTTCTGCGTCTGGGAGTTCTTGCTGTCCTCGGGCTTTTGGTGTTGGTCGTGTTTAGTGGCCGTATCAGCGAAGTGCTGAACCAGAATGACCCTTCCAGCCAGATGCGCCTCGAATCGACGACCGTCGCCGCCGAGGTCATCGCCGAAACCTTTCCAATCGGAACCGGTTTTGGTAACTATCAAGATCATGCGATCTTTGATCCGACTATCTGGGGGGGGTTCTTAGATATTTCTGAGGCTACTTATTATAAATCGGACGTTTTAGCCCTAAATTTCATCGCGGAGCTCGGCTTTTTTGGTATCGTCCTTACCATTCTCTTCATTATGAATTTTTCAAGCCGAAGTAATGTCTTGGTGTTTGTCGCAGTGATGATTATGGTCCTAACGTCGGGAACCGTTATTCAACCCGCTTATCTTGTTCTAGCCGCGATCATCGGTTTAGAGCGGGGCCGCACCGCCCGGGAGGCGGCGGGCCGCGACGGGACGGTTTGA
- a CDS encoding oligosaccharide flippase family protein encodes MIATRQVFKAVPALTALQGLQYLIPLLTLPFLMRTLGLERWGEVAQLMALGQLALIVFDYGFHLSATQTAAQRADDPAALAALFGAVTLAKLAVAVLALPLVLIAAIGLLPVRVDDPLLLWALAAAVLQAHDPLWYFLGTQQASKIGVLTVVLRLAAVGILLIGIRGPGDAWVYFAAQAAAWLGVFGAGLWIVRRQTGFSHRHCVGAVKVLRDGRSIFQLYLGSSSFDYLLPLVLGAVANPIAVGLFVAAEKLARAAASLLSVFRTALFPQMSRLMALAPEEAARLFRWSALRIGGLAAIGSLMLFLLAEWLVPLILGPTATAASPVLRLLSPLPLLITLNSLIGVQWLIPAGRAVALRNIYLGAGCGRLLLCALLAGGLGASGAAWATVLGEVGVLLACLLYLRHHPVRGP; translated from the coding sequence ATGATTGCCACGCGACAGGTTTTCAAGGCCGTTCCTGCCCTAACTGCCCTGCAAGGCCTTCAATACCTCATCCCTCTGCTGACCCTGCCCTTTCTGATGCGAACACTGGGGCTGGAGCGCTGGGGCGAGGTTGCCCAACTGATGGCGCTGGGGCAATTGGCGCTGATCGTTTTTGATTACGGGTTTCACCTCTCGGCCACCCAGACCGCCGCCCAACGGGCCGACGATCCCGCCGCGCTCGCCGCCCTGTTTGGCGCGGTGACGCTGGCCAAATTGGCCGTCGCCGTGCTCGCCCTGCCGCTGGTACTGATCGCAGCCATCGGACTTCTACCCGTCCGGGTCGATGATCCCCTGCTGCTCTGGGCGCTGGCCGCCGCCGTCCTGCAGGCCCATGACCCGCTCTGGTATTTTCTGGGAACCCAGCAGGCCAGCAAAATTGGGGTCCTCACGGTCGTTTTGCGGTTGGCCGCCGTTGGTATCCTGCTGATTGGCATTCGCGGGCCGGGTGATGCGTGGGTCTATTTCGCCGCGCAAGCCGCCGCTTGGCTGGGCGTCTTCGGCGCAGGCCTATGGATCGTTCGCCGCCAGACCGGTTTTTCCCATCGGCACTGCGTCGGGGCAGTTAAAGTTCTGCGCGACGGCAGAAGCATTTTCCAGCTCTACCTCGGCAGCAGTTCTTTCGATTACCTATTGCCGCTGGTGTTGGGCGCGGTCGCCAATCCGATCGCGGTCGGCCTTTTTGTGGCGGCAGAGAAGCTGGCCCGCGCGGCCGCCAGTCTGCTCTCGGTCTTCCGCACCGCCCTGTTCCCCCAGATGAGCCGCCTGATGGCCCTTGCCCCGGAGGAAGCGGCGCGGCTCTTCCGCTGGTCGGCCCTTCGGATCGGCGGCCTTGCGGCGATAGGCAGCCTGATGCTGTTCCTGCTCGCCGAGTGGTTGGTGCCGCTGATCCTGGGGCCAACCGCGACCGCCGCGAGCCCCGTGCTCCGCCTCCTCAGCCCCTTGCCGCTGCTAATCACCCTCAATAGCCTGATCGGCGTACAATGGCTGATCCCTGCAGGGCGGGCGGTGGCGCTTCGGAATATTTACCTGGGGGCGGGCTGCGGTCGCCTTCTGCTCTGCGCTCTCCTCGCCGGGGGGCTCGGGGCGTCGGGAGCCGCCTGGGCCACCGTTCTCGGAGAAGTAGGCGTCTTGCTGGCCTGTCTGCTATATCTTCGCCACCATCCCGTCCGGGGACCGTGA
- a CDS encoding FkbM family methyltransferase, whose amino-acid sequence MGLLRNPLRRAVKLLRLLRHPAFRRGLRFGVAASLENFVAMRDLTLGSVIDAGANVGQFSLLMRGLHPTIEIHAFEPFPEAVAVFKRLFAADPAVKLYPVALGAAEGRASLHISRRSDNSSLLPISNNQAAFAPGTEEIGTVAVAVQRLDALLADAALLRPCLLKIDTQGGELEVLKGAEHLLPRIDYIYVELSFTEFYAGQPTADQILTHLHAQAYRLVGIGGIARDRRGAIQQADLLFQRSAP is encoded by the coding sequence ATGGGTCTGCTCAGAAATCCTCTCCGGCGCGCGGTTAAGCTGCTGCGGCTGCTGCGCCACCCGGCGTTTCGGCGCGGCCTGCGGTTCGGCGTTGCTGCGTCCTTAGAGAATTTCGTCGCCATGCGCGATCTGACGCTCGGGTCCGTCATCGACGCCGGGGCCAATGTCGGGCAATTCAGCCTGCTGATGCGCGGACTGCACCCCACGATCGAAATTCATGCCTTCGAGCCTTTCCCCGAAGCCGTGGCCGTCTTCAAGCGGCTATTTGCCGCCGATCCAGCCGTAAAGCTCTACCCGGTTGCTCTAGGTGCCGCCGAGGGACGGGCCAGCCTTCATATCTCCCGCCGTTCCGATAACTCGTCGCTGCTACCGATCAGCAATAATCAAGCTGCTTTTGCTCCGGGAACCGAGGAGATCGGCACGGTGGCCGTTGCGGTTCAGCGGCTAGATGCCCTACTGGCCGATGCGGCGCTCCTGCGCCCCTGCTTACTGAAAATAGATACGCAAGGCGGCGAGCTTGAGGTTCTGAAAGGGGCCGAACACTTGCTCCCCCGTATCGATTACATCTATGTCGAACTCTCCTTTACCGAATTTTACGCAGGCCAACCGACCGCCGACCAAATTCTGACCCATCTTCATGCCCAGGCTTACCGGCTGGTCGGAATTGGTGGAATCGCCCGGGATCGGCGGGGGGCCATTCAACAAGCCGATCTGCTTTTTCAACGCTCGGCGCCATGA